One window from the genome of Anaerococcus sp. Marseille-Q7828 encodes:
- a CDS encoding NAD(P)/FAD-dependent oxidoreductase has translation MRDYDLVIIGGGPAGLSAAVKAYDEGIKNILVVERDNKLGGILNQCIHNGFGLQRFKEELTGPEYAHRFIKEARERDIDIMLNTIVMDMHEDKTLLLMNEERGMFEIKPKAIILAMGCRERPRGALNTPGSRPAGVYSAGTAQKLVNLEGYLPGKKVVILGSGDIGLIMARRMTLEGAKVECVAELMPFSGGLKRNIVQCLHDYDIPLYYSTTISGIKGTDRVEGVYLSKVDENLRVIEGTEKFIECDTVLLSVGLLPENELTKEANIKLDPKTKGAYVSDKLMTSVDGVFAAGNVLHVHDLVDFVSEESEQAAVNASNYIKGEYTHTSEKIIEMVAGDGVSYTLPQYLDYENMDDSIIVKFRVNNVYPSRKIAVYTDDKCIIERKKRVLAPGEMELLRLKKDDIDTDTKKVTIQLEEV, from the coding sequence ATGCGCGATTATGATTTAGTAATAATTGGTGGAGGTCCTGCAGGACTTTCTGCCGCTGTAAAAGCATATGATGAGGGAATTAAAAACATCCTAGTTGTAGAGCGTGACAACAAATTAGGTGGTATCTTAAACCAATGTATCCACAATGGATTTGGCCTACAAAGATTTAAGGAAGAACTTACAGGTCCAGAATACGCTCATAGATTCATCAAAGAAGCGAGAGAACGTGACATAGACATAATGCTTAATACCATAGTAATGGATATGCACGAAGACAAAACACTACTTCTAATGAATGAAGAACGTGGTATGTTTGAAATAAAGCCAAAGGCAATCATCCTAGCTATGGGTTGTAGGGAACGTCCAAGAGGAGCCCTAAACACTCCAGGAAGCAGACCAGCAGGTGTTTATAGTGCAGGTACAGCTCAAAAACTAGTAAACCTAGAAGGATATTTGCCAGGCAAGAAAGTCGTAATCCTAGGATCTGGTGACATAGGCCTTATCATGGCTCGTCGTATGACCCTAGAGGGAGCTAAAGTAGAATGTGTAGCAGAACTTATGCCATTTTCAGGTGGTCTAAAGAGAAACATAGTTCAATGTTTGCACGACTATGACATCCCACTTTACTACTCAACAACAATCTCTGGCATAAAGGGAACTGACAGGGTAGAGGGTGTTTACCTATCAAAGGTTGATGAGAACCTAAGAGTTATAGAAGGAACAGAAAAATTCATAGAATGTGATACAGTTTTACTTTCAGTAGGCTTATTACCAGAAAATGAACTTACTAAAGAAGCAAACATCAAGCTTGACCCAAAGACAAAGGGTGCCTATGTATCTGACAAACTAATGACAAGCGTAGATGGTGTATTTGCAGCAGGTAACGTACTCCACGTTCACGACTTAGTAGACTTCGTATCAGAAGAAAGTGAACAAGCGGCAGTAAATGCATCAAATTATATCAAGGGAGAATATACTCACACTAGCGAAAAGATAATAGAAATGGTAGCTGGAGATGGAGTATCCTACACACTTCCACAATACCTAGACTATGAAAATATGGACGATTCTATCATAGTAAAATTCAGAGTAAATAATGTATATCCATCTAGAAAAATAGCTGTTTATACTGATGATAAGTGCATTATAGAACGCAAAAAAAGAGTATTAGCTCCTGGTGAAATGGAACTATTAAGACTTAAAAAAGATGATATAGATACAGATACTAAGAAAGTCACAATACAATTGGAGGAAGTATGA
- a CDS encoding GNAT family N-acetyltransferase produces MRIATFNDLDKIYNIVEKAKASLKNDGVDQWQKGSPDRGLLARQISRNRAYVYEKDGQVIAYAYLSEDYEPTYSSVRNMMKGENSITVHTFCIDSDFGKQGIATKFFGQIIDFARGENRDAIEIDTHEDNFRMRGLIEKMGFSYMGIIYVNDNGIPMPRVAYELIL; encoded by the coding sequence ATGAGGATAGCAACATTTAACGATTTAGATAAAATATATAATATAGTAGAAAAAGCAAAAGCTTCACTTAAGAATGATGGCGTTGACCAATGGCAAAAAGGTAGCCCTGATAGAGGACTATTAGCTCGTCAAATCTCACGAAATAGGGCCTATGTCTACGAAAAGGATGGTCAAGTAATAGCTTATGCATATCTATCAGAAGACTATGAACCTACTTACTCTAGTGTAAGAAATATGATGAAGGGGGAAAATTCTATAACAGTTCATACCTTTTGCATAGATAGCGATTTTGGTAAGCAGGGGATTGCGACTAAATTTTTCGGTCAAATAATCGATTTTGCAAGAGGAGAAAATAGGGATGCAATAGAAATTGACACCCATGAGGATAATTTTAGGATGAGAGGACTCATAGAAAAGATGGGATTTTCATACATGGGCATTATATATGTCAATGATAATGGAATTCCTATGCCAAGAGTCGCCTATGAGCTGATATTATGA
- a CDS encoding pseudouridine synthase: protein MRVDKMIGNANLDTRRNIKRNAKKGALVINGEVVKDTSTQVDPNVDEVFYMGEYVDYFENIYIMMNKPSGYLSATIDEDPTVIDLLDPFYQNLDLSIAGRLDKGTRGLLLISTDGKFVHKVTSPNSNIEKTYLVETRDDIDESFIEKFQEGVEIKEEAYIARPAKLEIIADKKAIVKVTEGKFHLVKRLFSKLGNEVISLKRTAIGDLSLDPHLEEGSYRELTEEELDLFID, encoded by the coding sequence ATGAGAGTAGATAAGATGATAGGAAATGCTAATCTTGATACCAGGAGAAATATCAAGAGAAATGCAAAAAAAGGTGCCTTAGTAATAAATGGTGAAGTGGTAAAAGACACATCTACCCAAGTTGATCCAAATGTCGATGAAGTTTTTTACATGGGTGAATATGTAGATTATTTCGAAAATATTTATATAATGATGAATAAGCCGTCTGGCTATTTGTCTGCAACAATTGATGAAGATCCAACTGTCATAGATTTACTAGACCCATTTTACCAAAATCTTGACCTATCAATAGCAGGTCGTCTGGATAAGGGCACAAGAGGACTTTTGCTAATCTCTACAGATGGCAAATTCGTCCACAAGGTAACCAGTCCAAACTCAAATATAGAAAAAACTTACCTTGTTGAAACAAGAGATGATATAGATGAATCTTTCATAGAGAAATTTCAAGAGGGTGTGGAAATAAAGGAAGAAGCATATATTGCAAGACCTGCCAAACTTGAGATAATTGCTGATAAAAAGGCAATAGTCAAGGTAACAGAAGGTAAATTTCACCTTGTAAAAAGATTATTTTCAAAACTTGGCAATGAAGTCATCTCTCTAAAGAGAACTGCGATTGGAGACCTTAGCCTAGATCCACACTTAGAAGAAGGCTCATACAGAGAATTAACTGAGGAAGAATTGGATTTATTTATTGACTAA
- a CDS encoding NAD(P)/FAD-dependent oxidoreductase, giving the protein MRDVVIIGAGVTGTSLAYNLSKFKGDFLVVEKHADVCEETSKANSAICHGGYDAEPGSMKAKMNVEGNHMMREIADELSFPYKQIGTLVLCHREEDFPKLQKLYDQGIENGVSGMEIIYNEEILKMEPHVEKDVYAALYSKEAGIVDPFLMNVAYAEGSNLNGVEYKLNAEIVEIKEVDDHYILKTKDGEEIETKAVVNAAGLYSDAIHDMVMADNKFEIRARRGEYLLLDKATAGYVNHVLFNLPTEKGKGILVSPTIDENTLIGPTSDFVDDKADLVTTRKAIEEVIDKVNDTVDNVPVRQVITSFSGNRAHETSGDFILQETKKGFFDCVGIESPGLTSAPAIGKYMANLVKDSLELAENPDFKAGRNPIPKTSEMTAEEHNELIKKNPKYGKIICRCEKVTEGEIIDAIHAPVGATTVDGIKRRCRATAGRCQGGFCLPSIIEILSHELGVDQEEITKKGNKSTYIEKRVK; this is encoded by the coding sequence ATGAGAGATGTAGTAATAATTGGTGCAGGTGTAACAGGAACATCTTTAGCCTACAATTTATCCAAATTTAAGGGTGACTTTCTAGTAGTAGAAAAACACGCTGATGTTTGCGAAGAAACAAGTAAAGCAAACTCTGCCATCTGCCACGGTGGTTACGATGCAGAACCAGGCAGTATGAAGGCAAAAATGAATGTAGAAGGCAACCACATGATGAGAGAGATAGCAGATGAATTATCTTTCCCATATAAGCAAATAGGAACTCTAGTTCTATGCCACAGAGAAGAAGATTTCCCAAAACTACAAAAGCTATATGACCAAGGTATAGAAAATGGAGTTTCAGGCATGGAAATAATCTACAATGAGGAAATTCTAAAGATGGAACCTCACGTAGAAAAAGACGTATATGCAGCTTTATACAGCAAAGAAGCTGGTATAGTAGATCCGTTTTTGATGAATGTAGCCTACGCAGAAGGTTCAAATCTAAATGGTGTAGAATACAAATTAAATGCAGAAATAGTCGAAATAAAAGAAGTTGATGACCATTACATATTAAAAACTAAAGACGGGGAAGAAATAGAAACAAAGGCTGTTGTAAATGCAGCTGGTCTATACTCAGATGCTATCCATGATATGGTTATGGCTGATAACAAATTTGAAATCAGAGCTCGTCGTGGAGAATATTTACTCCTAGATAAGGCTACAGCAGGATACGTAAACCACGTACTATTCAACTTGCCAACAGAAAAAGGTAAGGGAATCTTAGTATCACCTACCATAGATGAAAACACCCTCATAGGTCCAACATCTGACTTTGTAGATGATAAGGCTGACCTAGTTACAACAAGAAAAGCTATAGAAGAAGTAATAGATAAGGTAAATGATACAGTAGATAACGTTCCAGTACGCCAAGTAATCACATCATTTTCTGGTAACAGAGCCCACGAAACTAGCGGAGACTTCATCTTACAAGAGACTAAGAAAGGATTCTTTGACTGCGTAGGTATCGAATCTCCAGGCCTTACATCAGCACCAGCCATAGGTAAATACATGGCAAATTTGGTAAAAGACTCTCTAGAATTAGCAGAAAATCCTGATTTTAAAGCAGGCAGAAATCCTATACCAAAAACAAGTGAAATGACTGCCGAAGAACACAACGAACTTATAAAGAAAAATCCAAAATACGGAAAGATTATCTGTAGATGTGAGAAAGTCACAGAAGGTGAAATCATAGATGCAATCCATGCACCAGTTGGAGCGACTACAGTTGATGGCATCAAGAGACGTTGCCGTGCAACAGCAGGTAGATGCCAGGGTGGATTCTGCCTTCCATCTATTATTGAAATTCTATCCCATGAACTTGGAGTGGATCAAGAAGAAATAACCAAAAAAGGCAACAAATCCACATACATTGAAAAGAGAGTTAAGTAA
- a CDS encoding FAD-dependent oxidoreductase — MYDYLIIGNGIAGLSATEEIRKKDSEASILIVSSEKPSTYWRTRLSDLISKEFNEDDIYVKKQPWYSERHIEEKLETAVEKLDLDKNIAHLSTGEEIEYGKVLLATGARPFIPPIKNVESEGVFAIRTKDDLMNFKAYVEGKEEVVVIGGGILGLEAAYSALLLGKEVTVIESFDYLLSRQLDKELSAKLEKDLNEMGIKTYTGKFTEEILVEDGKVKGIKLSDGEEIPADAIMIQAGVRSNIDLAKASGLEVDRGIVVDDNLQSKKENVFAAGDCAQIGDFTIGLWTSSQEMGRIAGHNMTGSDEHYQKPKPFSTLMIGDTKIFSAGMSSGEGIEEIKAEKDGNIYKLFKKENQYVGGILWGDIKYQNDVKDVVFFGKELEETKLAEIFK, encoded by the coding sequence ATGTACGATTATTTGATTATTGGAAACGGTATTGCAGGCTTATCTGCAACAGAAGAAATTAGAAAAAAAGATTCTGAGGCTAGTATTCTAATAGTATCATCAGAAAAACCAAGCACATACTGGAGAACTAGACTATCTGATTTGATTTCAAAAGAATTCAACGAAGATGATATCTATGTGAAAAAACAACCTTGGTACAGCGAAAGACATATTGAAGAAAAACTTGAAACAGCAGTAGAAAAGCTAGATCTTGACAAGAACATTGCTCACCTATCAACAGGGGAAGAGATTGAGTATGGAAAAGTACTACTTGCAACAGGAGCAAGACCATTTATCCCACCAATAAAAAATGTTGAAAGCGAAGGAGTCTTTGCCATAAGAACTAAAGATGACCTTATGAACTTTAAGGCCTATGTAGAAGGCAAAGAAGAAGTCGTAGTTATCGGTGGTGGAATCTTAGGACTTGAAGCAGCTTACTCTGCCCTACTACTTGGCAAAGAAGTAACAGTTATAGAAAGCTTTGACTACCTACTATCTCGTCAACTAGATAAAGAATTGTCAGCAAAATTAGAAAAAGACCTAAATGAAATGGGCATCAAAACCTATACAGGTAAATTCACAGAAGAAATTCTAGTAGAAGATGGCAAGGTTAAAGGAATCAAACTTTCTGATGGCGAGGAAATCCCAGCAGATGCTATAATGATCCAAGCCGGAGTAAGATCAAACATAGATTTAGCCAAAGCATCAGGCCTTGAAGTAGACCGTGGCATAGTAGTTGATGACAACCTACAAAGCAAAAAAGAAAATGTATTTGCAGCAGGCGACTGTGCACAAATCGGAGATTTCACAATAGGCTTATGGACAAGCAGCCAAGAAATGGGAAGAATTGCTGGTCACAATATGACAGGATCTGATGAGCACTACCAAAAACCAAAGCCATTCTCAACACTAATGATTGGAGATACAAAAATCTTCTCAGCAGGAATGAGCTCTGGTGAAGGAATCGAAGAAATCAAAGCAGAAAAAGACGGAAACATCTACAAACTATTCAAAAAAGAAAACCAATACGTAGGAGGAATCCTATGGGGTGACATCAAATATCAAAATGATGTGAAAGATGTGGTATTCTTTGGTAAAGAACTAGAAGAAACTAAATTAGCTGAAATTTTTAAATAA
- a CDS encoding sugar transferase, with amino-acid sequence MYKNYIKKILDFVLSFLLLIILSPVFLIIAIVSKIEEPKGTIFFKQERAGVDNKPFMCYKFRSMSMDAPKNASTWELENPDSFITPLGKFLRKTSLDELPQLINIVKGDMSFVGPRPVILKERELLDLREANGSAGAKPGITGLSQISGRDNLDPATKAQTDAIYANDITFINDLKIILKTIPKVFKAEGVREGKQDF; translated from the coding sequence TTGTACAAAAATTATATAAAAAAAATACTGGACTTTGTGCTAAGCTTTCTTTTGCTCATAATTCTAAGCCCAGTATTTTTAATAATAGCAATAGTATCTAAAATTGAAGAGCCCAAGGGTACGATTTTCTTTAAGCAAGAAAGGGCAGGAGTAGATAATAAGCCATTTATGTGCTACAAATTCAGGTCTATGAGCATGGATGCTCCAAAAAATGCATCGACATGGGAGCTAGAGAACCCGGATTCCTTTATTACTCCTCTGGGCAAATTTCTAAGAAAAACCTCTCTAGATGAACTTCCACAGCTAATAAATATTGTAAAAGGCGATATGAGTTTTGTAGGCCCAAGGCCTGTTATCTTAAAGGAAAGAGAACTCTTAGATCTAAGAGAAGCAAATGGTTCGGCTGGGGCCAAGCCAGGCATTACTGGTCTATCTCAAATATCAGGTAGAGATAATCTAGACCCAGCCACCAAGGCCCAAACCGATGCTATATATGCCAATGATATTACCTTTATAAATGACCTTAAGATTATCCTTAAAACCATACCAAAAGTATTTAAAGCCGAGGGGGTTAGAGAGGGGAAACAAGATTTTTAA
- a CDS encoding ATP-dependent DNA helicase: protein MINDKQKKVISASDYPAAVIAGPGTGKTFTIVKKVTNLVKNNGLAPNRILITTFTKKAAAELNVRILSEFKKEGIKTDLDDLKIGNFHSLANIFIEKYKKLDDDFFPSMVIDQDMEGYILEKNLGIFKEIEDFDEYIRYGEVYKIQETFESIINNLIDLDRLRTSKDPIDRLSYKIYMTHLNLLKSMKLMNFQMILKKFYDLLSDEVIGQEIRNSIDFVIIDEYQDTNLIQQEIAFKLLKDKNLMVFGDDDQSLYSFRGADPKNLLEFDQVCKDKLGKSASIYKLDINYRSNQAIIDTSQKWLNNYFGVNRSKQLKAIDQVKNPNSLVRARANNKENLLKIIKLLNGKINLGQIAFLFPTLNSAYPKELEAFFKDAGIKVINWSSSKYFYRREIQILVYILASIYSSYPSNLAYNDYLSYEDKQKYFFRSYLANLFDDQSFKSVEMGEFIGYFRNNNPNSISEIVYKAFSLPIFADILDKKLGQINSDRAMRNIGKFTKIVSDYEDIFEDASGLEFIHGYLYYFFKKNSIKEFDDSTPDYDAINFMTIHNAKGLEFDTVFVSGLNDYPRENSKKLLEKYDYARVDKDSAEKDFYRKYYTAFTRAKNLLVILDNSRDQRLVDFANSLDNASKLSTIDFQKIDIEIPKPILSFTTDIEVYESCPLKYKFIRKLNYKLPKSKSLILGTNIHALAEYVGLHDVVDEEKLNEILATNNAYKKAIDNFRKQNFDLSLSEVNYKVDRDFYILQGNIDLILADGSIMDLKTGSYDQETLEKYKNQLITYKYLCEINGHYPKKLYLYFIEKDQVIEVSQEDFSIEKIDQIAKKIFEENIYKKTDKRVECKYCPMKYYCHRN from the coding sequence ATGATAAATGATAAGCAGAAAAAAGTTATATCTGCTAGCGATTATCCTGCTGCAGTCATAGCTGGACCTGGTACAGGCAAGACCTTTACCATAGTAAAAAAAGTCACAAACCTTGTAAAAAACAACGGCCTTGCACCAAATAGAATATTGATTACAACTTTTACAAAAAAGGCTGCAGCTGAGCTTAACGTTAGGATTCTTAGTGAGTTCAAAAAAGAGGGAATAAAAACTGACCTCGATGACTTAAAAATTGGCAACTTCCATTCCCTAGCCAATATTTTTATAGAAAAATATAAAAAACTTGATGATGATTTTTTCCCATCAATGGTCATAGACCAGGATATGGAAGGCTATATACTAGAAAAAAACCTTGGTATCTTTAAGGAAATTGAAGATTTTGATGAGTATATCAGATATGGAGAAGTTTATAAAATCCAGGAAACTTTTGAATCCATTATCAACAATCTTATTGACTTGGATAGGCTAAGGACTTCAAAAGACCCGATAGATAGGCTTTCCTATAAAATCTATATGACCCATCTTAACTTACTAAAGTCAATGAAATTAATGAATTTCCAGATGATTTTAAAAAAGTTTTACGACTTATTATCAGATGAGGTCATAGGCCAAGAGATTAGAAATTCAATAGATTTTGTAATAATTGACGAATACCAAGATACAAATCTTATTCAACAAGAAATCGCCTTTAAGCTATTAAAGGATAAGAACCTTATGGTTTTTGGTGATGATGACCAGTCGCTTTATAGCTTTAGGGGAGCGGATCCTAAAAATCTATTAGAATTTGACCAGGTTTGCAAGGATAAGCTTGGTAAATCTGCAAGTATCTACAAACTAGATATAAACTACAGATCAAACCAAGCCATCATAGACACTAGCCAAAAGTGGCTAAATAATTACTTTGGGGTAAATAGGTCAAAGCAACTAAAAGCTATAGATCAAGTGAAGAATCCCAACTCACTTGTAAGGGCAAGGGCAAATAACAAAGAAAATTTGCTAAAAATAATAAAGCTTTTAAACGGGAAGATAAATCTTGGGCAAATAGCTTTCTTATTTCCAACCCTAAATTCTGCCTATCCAAAGGAATTGGAAGCATTTTTTAAAGATGCGGGGATCAAAGTTATAAATTGGTCTTCTAGCAAGTATTTCTATAGGAGAGAAATCCAAATCCTAGTTTATATACTTGCCAGTATATATTCATCATATCCGTCCAATTTAGCCTATAATGACTATCTTAGCTATGAGGATAAACAAAAGTATTTTTTTAGGTCCTACTTGGCAAATTTATTTGACGATCAGTCTTTTAAGTCAGTAGAAATGGGCGAATTTATAGGGTATTTTAGAAATAATAATCCAAATTCTATAAGCGAGATAGTATATAAGGCTTTTTCTTTGCCGATTTTTGCTGATATTTTGGACAAAAAGCTAGGACAAATCAATAGCGATAGGGCTATGAGAAATATAGGCAAATTTACCAAAATAGTTTCCGACTACGAAGATATTTTTGAAGATGCTTCTGGTCTAGAATTCATCCACGGCTACCTGTATTATTTTTTCAAAAAAAATTCTATAAAAGAATTTGATGATAGCACTCCTGACTACGATGCAATCAATTTTATGACCATTCACAATGCCAAGGGCTTGGAATTTGATACAGTATTTGTATCGGGCTTAAATGATTACCCAAGAGAAAATAGTAAGAAATTATTAGAAAAATATGACTATGCGAGGGTAGATAAGGATTCGGCTGAGAAGGATTTTTATAGAAAATATTACACTGCCTTTACTAGGGCAAAGAATCTTTTGGTAATCTTGGATAATTCTAGGGACCAAAGACTAGTAGACTTTGCAAATAGCTTAGACAATGCTTCCAAGCTATCGACTATAGATTTTCAAAAAATCGATATAGAAATCCCAAAACCAATCCTATCCTTTACTACAGACATAGAAGTTTATGAATCTTGTCCACTAAAGTATAAGTTTATAAGGAAATTAAATTACAAACTTCCAAAATCCAAAAGTCTAATCCTAGGAACGAATATTCATGCCCTAGCTGAATATGTAGGACTTCATGATGTTGTAGATGAAGAAAAGTTAAATGAGATTTTAGCTACAAACAATGCTTATAAAAAAGCTATTGATAATTTCCGCAAGCAAAACTTCGACCTAAGCTTAAGCGAGGTCAATTACAAGGTTGATAGAGATTTTTATATACTCCAGGGAAATATCGACCTTATCTTAGCTGATGGGTCTATAATGGATCTTAAAACTGGCTCATATGATCAAGAGACTTTAGAAAAATACAAAAACCAGCTGATAACCTATAAGTATCTTTGCGAAATTAATGGGCATTATCCAAAAAAGCTCTACCTATATTTCATAGAAAAAGACCAAGTCATAGAAGTTAGCCAAGAAGACTTTTCTATAGAAAAAATTGACCAAATAGCAAAAAAAATTTTCGAAGAAAATATTTATAAAAAAACTGATAAGAGGGTAGAATGTAAGTATTGCCCTATGAAATATTACTGCCATAGAAATTGA
- a CDS encoding glycerol-3-phosphate responsive antiterminator, which produces MNTSNVFEQLYSNPVIMAVKNNRDLEKCLENENTVVFVLYGNIDTIPIIVEKLKCKNKTVIVHEDLIEGLSSSYYAASFIKKYTKADGIITTKPSNASYARKMGLFTVLRFFVFDSMGYENMKQTIKDANCDVIEMLPGIMPNLIKDIKKRTNIPVVAGGLITTKEEVMAALNSDAIAISSSNYSVWQM; this is translated from the coding sequence ATGAACACTTCTAACGTTTTTGAACAACTATATAGCAATCCTGTCATCATGGCAGTAAAAAACAACAGAGACTTGGAGAAGTGTTTGGAAAACGAAAACACTGTTGTTTTTGTCCTTTATGGCAATATCGATACTATTCCCATAATAGTAGAAAAGTTAAAGTGCAAAAATAAAACTGTAATCGTTCATGAAGACCTCATTGAAGGATTGTCAAGTTCTTATTATGCGGCAAGTTTTATAAAGAAATATACCAAGGCTGATGGCATAATCACTACCAAGCCATCAAATGCTTCTTATGCAAGAAAGATGGGACTTTTCACAGTCCTAAGATTTTTTGTGTTTGACTCCATGGGATATGAAAATATGAAACAAACCATAAAGGATGCAAACTGCGATGTAATCGAAATGCTACCTGGCATAATGCCTAACCTAATAAAAGACATCAAAAAAAGAACCAATATACCAGTAGTTGCAGGGGGTCTTATAACTACCAAAGAAGAAGTTATGGCAGCCTTAAACTCAGATGCTATTGCAATCTCATCATCAAATTATAGTGTTTGGCAAATGTAA
- a CDS encoding PadR family transcriptional regulator: protein MIESQMLKGVIEGVILHIIKNNETYGYEIVEELKRSGFYTMTEGTVYPILQRMTKKGYILASYKKSEIGPRRKYYYISKNGERYLENFYQSFSELNQAVENVIDRGNK from the coding sequence ATGATTGAATCTCAAATGTTAAAGGGTGTAATCGAGGGTGTAATCCTCCACATCATAAAAAATAATGAAACATACGGCTACGAAATAGTAGAAGAACTCAAGAGAAGTGGTTTTTATACCATGACTGAGGGAACAGTCTATCCAATCCTACAAAGAATGACCAAAAAGGGGTATATTCTAGCATCATACAAAAAATCAGAGATTGGACCTAGACGCAAGTATTATTACATCAGCAAAAATGGTGAAAGGTACTTGGAAAATTTTTACCAATCATTCAGTGAGCTAAATCAAGCTGTAGAAAATGTCATAGATAGGGGAAATAAATGA
- the glpK gene encoding glycerol kinase GlpK, with protein MSKYIMALDAGTTSNRAIIFNKQGEIISVAQKEFTQHFPKPGWVEHDATEIWSTQLGVCTEAIAKKNIDPSEIAAIGITNQRETTIVWDKETGEPVYNAIVWQCRRTADMADQLVKDGYGKMIKEKTGLVVDPYFSATKIRWILDHIENGQQRAENGELLFGTVDTWLVYNLTRGKVHVTDYTNASRTMLYNIKELKWDDELCEMLNIPKCMLPEVKPSSCVYGETNEKLFGAPIKIAGMAGDQQCALFGQTCFNPGDAKNTYGTGAFLLMNTGEEAVESQNGLLTTIAWGLEEGKVNYALEGSIFVAGSAIQWLRDELRIVDASDDTEYMATKVDDTDGCYVVPAFTGLGAPYWDPYARGTIVGITRGTSKYHIVRATLESLAYLTNDVLAAMSIDSGTELHELKVDGGASANNFLMQFQADMIQTKVERPKTLETTALGAAYLAGLAVGYFQNQDEIIKNRLVDREFTPQISKEERDKKDYNWQKAISRSVDWAKDLK; from the coding sequence ATGAGTAAGTACATTATGGCCTTAGACGCAGGAACAACAAGCAATAGAGCGATTATTTTTAACAAACAAGGTGAAATCATATCTGTTGCACAAAAAGAATTTACCCAACACTTTCCAAAGCCAGGCTGGGTAGAACACGATGCTACAGAAATTTGGTCAACTCAACTTGGAGTTTGTACAGAAGCTATAGCAAAGAAAAATATCGATCCATCTGAAATAGCTGCAATCGGTATTACCAACCAACGTGAAACTACCATAGTTTGGGATAAAGAAACAGGCGAACCTGTTTACAATGCAATCGTTTGGCAATGTCGTCGTACAGCAGATATGGCTGACCAACTTGTAAAAGATGGTTATGGCAAGATGATCAAAGAAAAAACTGGTCTTGTAGTTGACCCATACTTCTCAGCTACAAAGATCAGATGGATTCTAGACCACATTGAAAATGGTCAACAAAGAGCTGAAAATGGCGAACTATTGTTTGGTACAGTTGATACTTGGTTGGTATATAACTTAACTCGTGGTAAAGTTCATGTTACAGACTATACAAACGCTTCAAGAACTATGCTTTATAACATAAAGGAACTAAAATGGGATGATGAACTTTGCGAGATGCTCAATATTCCAAAATGCATGCTACCAGAAGTAAAACCATCATCTTGTGTTTATGGCGAAACTAACGAAAAATTATTTGGCGCACCAATAAAAATAGCAGGTATGGCAGGAGACCAACAATGTGCATTGTTTGGACAAACTTGCTTCAACCCTGGAGATGCAAAAAACACTTACGGAACAGGTGCTTTCTTACTAATGAACACAGGCGAAGAAGCAGTAGAATCTCAAAACGGTCTACTTACAACTATAGCTTGGGGTCTTGAAGAAGGAAAAGTAAACTACGCTCTAGAAGGTTCAATCTTTGTTGCAGGTTCTGCTATCCAATGGTTAAGAGATGAACTAAGAATCGTAGATGCTTCTGATGATACAGAATATATGGCAACAAAAGTTGACGATACAGACGGTTGCTACGTAGTACCAGCATTTACAGGTCTAGGTGCTCCATACTGGGATCCATACGCACGTGGAACAATAGTAGGAATTACCCGTGGTACAAGCAAATATCACATTGTAAGAGCAACACTAGAATCACTAGCATATCTAACAAATGACGTTCTTGCAGCAATGTCAATTGACTCTGGTACTGAGCTTCACGAACTTAAAGTTGACGGTGGAGCAAGTGCAAACAACTTCTTGATGCAATTCCAAGCTGATATGATCCAAACAAAGGTAGAAAGACCAAAAACACTAGAGACAACAGCACTTGGAGCAGCATACCTTGCAGGCCTTGCAGTAGGTTACTTCCAAAACCAAGATGAAATCATCAAAAACCGTCTAGTTGACCGTGAATTCACACCTCAAATTTCAAAAGAAGAAAGAGACAAAAAAGACTACAACTGGCAAAAGGCAATTTCAAGATCAGTTGACTGGGCAAAAGATTTAAAGTAA